Genomic segment of Ranitomeya imitator isolate aRanImi1 chromosome 6, aRanImi1.pri, whole genome shotgun sequence:
GAACTGGAAGCATGCAATACATACGGTAAATATAGGGGAGATGCTGTTAATTTCATACACAGGAGAGGTACTGTTATTTTGATAATGAATGTAGTTAGGCAAGAAGAAATTGAATACTTGTGTGATGAAGCAGGAGATGGCAGCTAGAAACAGCAACTACAGTCCTGTCACAGCTTCTCCTAAGGGCGCTTTGGTTGTGACTGTTATGTTACAGTATCTAGTGAGAGACTcatattaaggccggggtcacacttgtgagttcaatgcgagaaactcacgcaagtctcttgcatcaataaccGGCACTCCCGCAGGCATTCAGGACCGGAGtgcgcggctgcatagaaatacatgcagctgaacgctccggtcccgagtgccggatattgaggcgagagactcgtgcaagtttctcgcattgaactcgcaagtgtgaccccggcctaaccttTTACATGCAACCAACTCCTTTTTTTGGAGATTTACCCTTTACAAGCAGCTATGTCCTGCTTGTGCATATTAACCCTCCTTTTACATCTTATGACATATGTTACTTTTCACTTTTTTCCTTACAACTGGTTATTTTTAAGATCTGAGAAAAAGTTCTCTGTTACACAACACAGATGTTACTGCAGATTCTTAAATTGGTACATTTCTGTACAAAAGAACTATATTTTGATCATTTATTTGCTTTtgatatgaagaactgtgtgtattTCTGGTGAAAAGAAATTTCTCTCTTTTTGTCAGCTAATTACAAAGTGACTGCACTGAAGATAGGCCACTGTAAATTTATATGTATTGTCTTCTATAAAATATGTCTTTCTGAGTCCTCATATCTTCAACTCCCTCCCGAATGTCCAACAATCCTTGTCCAATGTAATTGTGTCTCTCATTCTCCTTGGGGAAAAACCATTAACACATGACTTCTGCCTAACATCCCACCTTTATTATGTAAATTCAGCAATCTACTGGGAGCATATGGCTGCTTCCTCAAATGAGCGACATTCTATGACTGTATCATCTTTCAGGCAAGAGTCATATCTAATTTGCAATATATACGTGATATATCATAGTTGGAGGTGGTGGGGCGGTTTGCATGGGTAATGAAGAACCCTCCCCTTGGTGAACCTAGGAAGGAGGAGAATAATATTCCACGCCCTCCCTAAGGACACAAGTTGGGGACCCAAACCAATTGTACTTGTACACATTCTATCCCTAGGAGCAGAAAAGCACTTTGTACAGAGGACTGCTATGTATAAAACTTTCTTGTTTTTTCACCTTAATTATGATTAGCATTTAACGTTGGGAAGTAAATTTGCAACTAAACTATTTTTATCCTAAcatttagagatgagcagatctgatgAGCTCTGTGTGAGCCAAATTGCACAGATTTTACAGAGTAATTTGTATTAAAGCAAATTTATCCTCTGAGAATTGAATATTATGCTCTGGTGTATAAAAATACACCAGAGGACATTAAACAAAAGatgtagaaaaagaaaaaaaagccaaaaaaacaactaatactcacctcactgctcacaCTCTCCCACAAGGTTGTATGCTCCTCTTAATGCTGTCGCACAAATGCAGACATCCCTGTGGACACGCAGGGGCATCcccaggcttaaggtaccgtcacactaagcgacgctgcagcgatactgacaacgatccggatcgctgcagcatcgctgtttggtcgctggagagctgtcacacagacagctctccagcgaccaacgatgccggtaaccagggtaaacatcgggttactaagcgcagggccgcgcttagtaacccgatgtttaccctggttaccatcgtaaaagttaaaaaaacaaccactacatacttacctaccgctgtctgtccccggcgctgggcttctctgctctggctgtgagcacagcggccggaaagcagagcggtgacgtcaccgctgtgctttccggctgcccggcgctcacagccagagcagagaagcccagcgccggggacagacagcggtaggtaagtatgtagtgtttggtttttttactttaacaatggtaaccagggtaaacatcgggttactaagcgcggccctgcgcttagtaacccgatgtttaccctggttaccagcgaagacatcgctgaatcggcgtcacacacgccgattcagcgatgtcagcgggacgtccagcgacaaaacaaagttctggcctttctgccctgaccagcgacatcacagcaggggcctgatcgctgctgcctgtcacactggacgatatcgctagccaggacgctgcaacgtcacggatcgctagcgatatagtctagtgtgacggtacctttagtcacagcTGGAAGTCCTGGTTGTGCGTGAATATGCCTGGTGTTTTAGAGCAAGAAAGCCATAAGAAGAGAAACTGAGTGCCGAGGACTGTATGGGGAAGAGAGAGCAGCAGATGTGGTCAGAGTAGTGAGGGGAGTTTTAATTTTGTTTTGTTAGTTTGACCCTGACCCTTTACAGTTTAGGATAAAAATCCTACTGCCATTTTGTCAAATACACGtggtgtaaattaaaaaaaaacaaaaacaaatctccATTCTGGAAAAATACTGATTTTTGTAAatttcaagtagaattcaattttaCTTAATTAATTTGCCCAACCCTAATTACGCTGATATTATAAACATTGGAGTTTGTAGAATATACTTGTCTACAGTATCCTTTTTGTATCCTTACTTGCGTAAATGGGACTTATTTATGAAAATTGGAATTTAAAGGGTATTAGATATCTGAAATAATGTTGCTATAAAACATTCACCCAAAGATTAAAGTACAACATAAAAAAACTTAAAATATTTCAAACTTTATTGCCAGCTGATATCACAAAACAAGCATAATTGAATATAAAAAGCTAACTGCTGTAAACCATACATACAGTATGCAAGTATGACGTAAAATCAGCTATGTTAGTGCTGGGAATAAATCTATATAAAAATCTAAGACTTGAACCTTAACCAATTTGGTGTTTTTAGAACTGCATCAAAGAAATTCAAGTCAAAATGCAAAAACTAGAGAATGCAGAAATAGCAAGTAAGCTGTAAGCTTTCACCAACTTTGTCTTAACCGGATAAGAATTTGTAGAAAAGGCACAGCAAATGCAAACTACATTACAAATAATGTGTTACCCATACACATTTCTAAATATATAAAACTTTTTTAATCGTTTTGGTAATAAAGAGCTTGTTGAAAAGCCATTAAGCCCCTCATAACAAAGATTAAAGTTTCTTTTCAGTGCACAATTTATAACATTTCAAATAAGAAAATATAAAGCACGTACTTTAGACAAGTGTTATTTTTAAGGCTAAAACCAATATAGTTTACCCCATTAGATAGCCAACCCTATTACCAATTAATTTCCAAATGAACTACTAACAGATTGGAAAGAATAGCTGTATGAAGAGGATGATGAACCATCAAAACTTCCTCGTCGGGATCCACTTCGAGAACCTGAGCGAGATCCTGAGCGGGATCCAGGAGCTGAAGATACATTGTATGGGCTACTTATTCCTTTAGAGGACACTGAAGCTGCTTCCAGCATTCTCAGGCCTGTTACATCTTCAACCATAGAGCGATCAACGGCTTCTTTGTAGGAGATTTTCAGTTTAGTTTTTGGACAAGTCAGAATTTTGGGGTAGTTGCTGAGGTCTCGTAATTTCTGCGCCGCACGACCATCAATTATACCTTTCCGTATAGCTTCTTCTGTTGTAATTCTGGATTGTGTTTCTGGATCAATAAGGCCCCCTGTTAAGTACTGAAACTCAAGGAAACGTTGTCCAGCTTCATACGGCAGCCAGTTTACCTTCATAGCTTCAGCAGCAGATAATTTTTTCTGGCCTCTAACACCATCAAAACCAGAATATGCTTTCTGTGCTTGCTTCAGCCTGGCAGACATATCCTGATCTATTATGCCTTGGTTGACAGCATCTTGCAGAGGAATTCTTTGACCAGAGGTTAGGTTTATAATGCCACCTGTGCATGCCTGTGCTTCAAGTAAACGCTGTCCAGTAATTGTATCGACAATACCACGCTTGATGCCCTCTGAAATGGAGATTTTTTCTAAATTTTCAGTATCAAATATGGCTGCAATAGGACTGATTTCCTCTAAAGAGTCTGAAAATGAACCACTTTTAGACCAAGAGCTTGTTCGAAATTTGGGAGATAAGAGGGATTCTTGTCTTGAAGTAACTAGTACATCGTCACTTAGGTTCTTGTTGGAgatcatgtctgcaaattgagtaaGGCTTAAGGTACCAGCACGGTATTGTTCAAAGTTGCTTTTATTGATTATTTTCAAGTCTATTGCTTCTTGGACATCATACTGGTTGCCTGTCTTGCGGTCGACAAGTACAACTCTGGTTGAGCCATCTGAACCTGTAGTAGTTATTTCTTCCCATTCGCATTCTTGTTCTGAAAGCTCAAGATAGGTGTCATAATCTATAAGCTCTTTGTTATAAGCTTCTTGTACAGTCATTTCCCTGTTGGTATCTGGGTCAACTATCACCACTCTGCGTTTCCTAGAAGTTTTCTTTTGGGATGCTTGGActaactttttcttttctttcaaagGCAGTAGACAAAGATTGGTTTTGTCATCTACAATGCACCGCTCTTTTAATTGCAAGTATGTCAAATTTTCCTCTGTGTTAGGATCGAAAAAGCCTTTGGTGTCATCACTAGGATCGGAAAGGATTTCATTCATTTCTTCATTGAAATAACCACGTTTATATGCTACATCAACTGGTAAACGATGACTTGCTTTTGGATCAATTATGCCACCAGTAGCTATCTGAGCCTCCAGCAGGCGGATGCCATGTCCTTTTTCAATAAGCTCTTTGTTCATAGCCTGAAACAATGAAATTATGTTCCCAGTTTCTGGGTCTTTGTAGCCAGTTACTGCTCTTTCTGCAGACAGTAATTTTTCCTTAAATTCTATTCCAACAAGTCCTCTTCTATAAGCTTCTTCGACAGTAAGTCTTAGATTATTTACTGGGTCCACTATGAATCCTGTTGCTGCCTGTGCTTCTAGTAGTTCCAGCGTGGTTCCAGGTCTTAACAATCCCTTTTTCATTGCATCATAGATTCCTAACTTTTCTTTTGTAGCCTCATTGTATATACCAGCAATACAACTGGATCCTTGCAGAAAATCTTTAATTCTTTCACTGACTTCTTCCACAGATATCTGGCCAGATTCTAGTTGATCTACAGTAGAAGAACGAATTATACCTGACTCTACTAACTCTGTCAAAGGTACTTGTTGCCTGATACCAGCAAATGAAAGGCTTTTCTTCATAACTGGAAGCAAAAGTAATCCTGTGTGGGGTTCAACTCTGCATTTCTGCTTAAGTTGTGCATAACTGACATTCTTCTTAGTGACTGGTTCTATGTAATACTTGCCATCATCACTGGGGTTATTAAGAGCTTTATGTAAATCACGGTCAATCAAGCCACGAGATAATGCAACCTCAATAGGCACAAATACACTGTTCACTGGGTCAACTATTCCTCCCGCAGCTGCTTGAGCTTCTAAAAGCCGTATACCAACTTCCCGACTAATCAGATTTTTCTTGATGGCCTCTGAAACAGAAACGATTTTTCCTGAGAAAGGATCTTTGAAACCAGTAACTGCTTTTTCTGCAGTGTAAATGGCCTCTCTATCTTGGAAATCAATGAGGTCCCTAGCTACTGCATTGTCTACTGAAAGCTTTTCATTCCTGTCTAGGTCTATTATTCCTCCAGTTGCAGCTTGAGCCTCTAGTAACATGACTGAGCTCTCAGGTGAAATCAGTTTCCTTCTCTTTGCTTCCACAAATGAATGTTTCTCTTTAGGTGTTACAGATACTCCGGCAATTGCACCAGCACCCTTCAAGAAGGGTTCTATTTCAGCGGAAACCTCTTCCAGTGATCTCTGGCCCTTTATTAATTTTTCATAAGTAGACTTTGTTATTATCTGGCATTCCAGAAGTTGATGTGCTGTAACTTTTTTCCTCAGACCATCGAAAACAAATTTGGAAAGATCAACTGACATGTCTTCATCCGTTTGAATCTGCTTACTCGATGATATAGGTCGCCTCCTAAGACTGTCTAGTTCTCTTTCAAGAGAAAGTCGTTGATTATCAAAATCTACTTGAGTCAACCGTTGAGTCTCCTCCATCTTCCGCCTGTATCGCTCTTCAATAGATCTAATCTCAGCCTGCAGTCTTTCAATTTCAGTTTTGTATGAAACTTTCTCTCTTTCACTTCTCTCCCAATCACTTTCAATTCTCTTCACATCTTCCTCCTTGCGGGTATATTGTGTTCTCCACTGATTCAGGTCATTTCGAATTTGCTGCTTCTCTTCTTCCAAGCGTTGCTTATTACGTGTTTCTGCATCTAATGAAGTCTTTGCACGGCTTAGTTCCTCTTcaagacgttgcagccttgttctgtcttgttccagaagttttattTTCATCAAGAGGCTTTCTTTTTCTTGAATAATTTCTGAACACTTCATACTAGATTCCTGTATCTTACCGGTGGcctgcaacaaaagaaaaaaaatacaaagaaaagatTGTTTATTGACATAATCAGCCTACATCACCCACAAGAATTTACTCATATATACAATACTACCAGAATTTGGTCTAAGATCTCACACATTGTAGGTTTTATTTCGATAGGCTAATGAAGTATTTTTATAATGAAGTAGAAACTATGTATTTGACTACATTCCCATCCCACACAATATGaaatgtttaaaatgtaaaaatacacTGCATTAAAATAATGAGTGAACAAAAGTAAGGCTACAATTGGTTATAGCAGTCTACCGTAGATTTGTTTTCAGTGATTTTTATTCTATATTTGATCTGAAAAATACACAAAATggaacaaaaacatttaaaaactgaGACAAAATTTAATGAGAACAGATTTGATTTACTGACATCTGAGACTAATACAATGATTAGAACATAAAAAAGGATAGTGAAGACTTCGGAGAGTAAATCAACTCACAACATAAACAAAAGAGAAATTTTTAATaagattgacaatatggagagtttATCATTTTAGAAGTTGCAGAAATGGTTTTATTAGGTGCTTAAATAGTGTAGATTGAATAGGTGCACACATTGCTACACTAAATACATTTTAAATATGTAtgcttttttaaatatatttaatatTATAAATACATGCAAATATAGCATTTAGCCTCCCGGCCTAAATATAACAACAAATACAATAAGTAGTCAGTGTACCTAAGTGTAACTGACCTTGTATCAAATATGTTTTTTAATTAAGTTATTAATAatgcttcattttttttattttgccatttgGTTCTTACCAATGAAATTTATCCTAATTGGAATTCTGGACTCTGCGTGTGAGGTTTCCAGAACAGTTTAATGCCCGCTTACTGTTTTGTAGATAACAAAAAGTGCACCCATGTCCTCAAGGTGCCTAAAGTTAAAAATACTTCTATTTTGGCAATTAGAAATTTAATTATAAGTTGTTACTAGAAGCTAAATACACATGTTAGATTATAGAATGATTAAATTACTGGACAGAAAACACATTAAGGGAAATTTATGTGAGTACCTCCAGTGCTTGCTTTTGGAATTTTTCAATTTCCTGTCTCAAAATTTGCCTCTCTTTCTGTAATTCATTTATTAGGCCCTGTAGCTCCAAAGATCGCTTGTTGCTGATTTGTAGCTGGTTCTTTAACTCTGTAAtagttgcatttttttcaccatccaCTTCATCTTTACATTTCTTGACCTCCTCATTTTCCAGCCTAACATAACGCAGCTCCTCTTCAAGCCTCAGGTGTTCTTTAGTCAGATTTTCTGTTATCGACTGCAACCTCTCTATTTCTATTTTACTCTCATTGAGGCTTCGGTTTCTCTCTTCAATGGTTTTCTGCAGGTGCTCATTTCTTATGTGAGCCTGCCGTAAGTTTTCTTGCTCTACATGTAATTGGCGACGTAGACTTTCCACCTCAGCTACAAGTTTACTCAGCTCATCAATATTTCTCTGCTGGTCTCTGAGCTGACCATCTAAAGACTCTCTCTGTTGTCTTAAGTCTTCCTCAGTTTGCCTTTTAATGATCGTAACTTGCTCTACTTGTTGTGTTAGCGTTGTGATCTTTTTTAGTTGCTCAGTACTGGTTCTTCTAAGAGCTTCCAACTCTTCttctaactttttattttttgcatgctcatCTGCAGCAATTCTTTTTTGCCTGTTAATCTCTTCCTCAAGTTTGTTCTTATGTGTCTCCAATTCTTTCAGTTTGACTTGAAGTCTGTTTATTTCATTTTCTTTTCCTTGTTTTTCTACTGATAGCTTTTCATAGTCTGATTTAAGTCTTATTAATTCTTGCTCCTGAATCTTTAATTTGCTTATGGTCTCTGTGGCAGCTGTGTTGGCTTTTTGTAGATCAAACTGGTTCCTTTGTACTTTTACATGCTCCTCCTCAAGTCTCTTCTTTTGGTTTATTTCAACCTCAATAACTTTTTTCAATCTTTCAATCTCCTTATTGCGTTCCTGAATTGTTTTGGCAGCATCATCAAGGGATTTTTTATTTCTTTGCTCCTCCTCAGATCTGAGCTTGGATAGCTGCTTCAACTCAATCTCCAATTGCTGCTTCCTTTGAGTCAAATCTGATGTTAATGACTTCTGCTGGTGAACATCATCTTCAGTTTTTTTCAAATTCGTTGTCATTTGTGTCAAAGAGGTCCGTAATCTGTTTAACTCTAATGACAAGTCTCGTTTCTCTCTTGCTAGACTGTCTATCTCTTGATTCAAGCCAGTCATGTTGTCTTCTTTTTCAATACTTAGTTCGTGGATGGTAGTTTTTGAAATATTAATTTCTGTTTCATACTTGCTTCTTAAATTTATAAGCTGATCGTCATAATTGTTTCTTACCTTTACAAGCTCGTTTTCATATTGCCTCTGACGGGCAGCCTCCTCCTGAAGTTGATATTTCAATTTGTCAATCTCACCGTTTCTATCCTGAATTGTCCTGCTAGCTTCCTCCAGTGATATCTTAAATCTTGTAACTTCTTCTGAACTACTATTAATTATCCTTTGTAGTTCCTTTTCCAGTTGCTGCTTTCTCTGAGTGATCTCAGACCCTGAAGCTTTCTGTTGAAGAGCATCATCTTCTGCCCTTCTGCGTTGTTCATTTGTTTGGACAATGGTTTCATTAAGTCGAGTGATTTCTTGGGTAAGATCTCTATTTTCTCTTGCTAATTTCTCAAGTTGGGCTCTTAATTCATATGAGTCTTCTTCCTTCTGAACCGTTATTTGCTGTATTGTCGTCTTTGTAATGTTTATTTCAGATTCAAATTTGTTCCTCAAACTACTGATTTCGTCACTATACTGCTTCCTTACCTTTGACAGCTCATTCTCATAGTCCCGCTTCCTCTGGCCTTCATCCTGCAGAAGAACTCTTAGCCTCTCTATCTCATATTCCTTCTCCTTGATTATCTTGTCAGTTTCAATTTTTTGGCGGTTGACACCTTCTAAGTCACTTTGCCTCTTTTGCTGAATTTGGTTGAATTCATTCTTTTGGAGCTCACATCTGTCCTCCAGTGCTTTTCTCCTCCTTTTCTCATCATCAATCTCATATGTGAACCTGGTGATCTTTTCATTGAGTTCAGCTATCTGACTATAGCATTTATCAAGGTTCTGTTTTGCAGAAGACCCTTCCATTTCAGCCTTCCTCTTCATATCTTCCAGAAGAAGGAGTCTTGATTTGTACTCTGAGCAATCTGTCTGATATTTTTGCAGATTTTGATCAAGAAATTTGTTTTTCTGGGAGTTATCTGAATTTGCATCTCTGGCAAGGCGTAGTTCCTCTTCAAGAAGCTCAATCCTAGTGTttttcatctgtaaaaaaaaatgttgacaaCTCAATAATCCGATTATAAATTTGCGCACCAATGTTAACATCCTTTTATTTGAGCCATTGATTAAATGAATGAATATTGTACGATGTAAATGTGACAATGTTTGTGAGCAAATTGCATTTTTGTTGTTGTCCTAAATATGAGTGTTAGTCAGTAGGACACCTCTAATAATTATTGTTCATTCCCTTACAATTTACACATGCAGATTACTGCTACATAGAAACAGATGTAATGAGTGCCGATTGACACGCTGTCTTCTGAAACTGAAGACATATCAATCGAAAGTCTATAATCCTGCCTTTGATCTCGTAGGAGAACAGCTTAACTGAGGTCTTGAGCCTTTTTATTTTAGCGATCTGTGGAGGTTTTAGCAGCAGACCCCCTCCAATCAAAACATTTGACAAAACTCTGACATGTCAAATATTTCTATTAACCTCTTAACATCTAATGACGGGCAGTGTCTGTCATTCGACTCGTCCCCCTGTTTGGTGCTGGTTGGTGctgatgagcccgcaccttttccagcacatgacagctgatctaatcagctgacatgtgcccctaacagccgcaagTGGAATCGCAatctacccgcggctgttaacatgcaCGCGCAGGAAGCGTGTCAATACCTCCACCCTCCTCTATATAGCACAAGCAATCGCATGATAGCAGCTTCTAATCTCCaattgagactattgaagcaggtaaaaagtaaaatacatttttaaaaatattaaaaaaagaaaaaaatataagtcAAAAtccccctcttttgccccattcaaaataaaacaataaaaaaaatcaaatatacacatatttggtatcgctgcgttcagaatcgcccgatctatcaatatataaaaagaattaatccaattggtaaacggcgtagcgagaaaaaaaaaatcgaaatgccagaattacgtttttatggttgcttcaacattgcaataaaatgcaataatggacaaTCAAAAGATCACATACACACCAAAATCATATCAATAAAAGTGTCAGatcgacacacaaaaaataaataagccctcaccaggcTCCAGATCGCAAAAAATGGAGTTGCtacggtcttggaaaatggcaactttttttttttacagattttgattttttttttcaccattttaataaataagaacctagacatatttggtgtccgtgaacttgtaatgacctgtaaaatcataatggcaggtcagttttaggatttagtgaacatggtaaaaaaaaatccaaaaaacaattgtggaattgcacttttctcgcaatttcaccgcatttggattttttttccgttttccagtacataatatggtaaaatcaatggtgccattcaaaagtacaactcgtcccgcaaaaaatcaagccctcatgtggccatattgacataaaaattaaaaaagttatgtccgtggtaagaaggggagcaaaaaatggaaacgccaaaacggaaatacccctggtccttaaggggttaaagttgagtTAAATTTTAAAGAAAACATTAATTCTCATTTATGATATGTTGTCCATGGACAAACGTTGTCAGCTTGGATTAAATTAAACACTCAAAGGTGTATGTATAGTAAAATACCTTTAAGTCTTCCATGCTCTTTGACATTTCATGCAAAAGTCTGTATAAATCATTTCCTCTAGTTAGCAACTCTATGTAGCGTGCTTGAATGTCAGAAGcctgaagaataaaaaaaaaatgggttatGTTTGTGGTTGTCTTAGATAATTAGTGCAACAAGCTTGATCTTCTTTATTCTGCCAATATATGCAGCATTACAACATGCAATTATTTATTTCTAATTACCTTGCTCCCTATTATAATGACAACTTTATTAGTTGTCCCAAGATAATTAGTCGGACAATTATGGTATTTTGTTGCCAATACATTAAAAATAAAGGCCAATCTTATTTTccctaaaatacactgctcaaaaaaataaagggaacactaaaataccacatcctaaata
This window contains:
- the DSP gene encoding desmoplakin isoform X2 codes for the protein MLNTRQTGTMSRRSNTVQDMLQHISECLIRAELIAAPELKYGDGSQLVRNRELEDCLGGAQEEMELVEGLIKEMRMMGQPCDSYYRKLLQLADQMRALDKAIHGPRVRKGSKGGGYSSQSGSGWDDHTKRITTEALNQIRQQKRQIEIVDWGFDAASVEQQIGNHRKFHNAIADYRWELDKIKADLREKGAIYQLEEEYDALLKFSFERMDQLRQLQNIIQATSREIMWINDREEEELLYDWSDKNTDIPRKQESFSKLMSQLEVKEKELNKLKQESDQLILSQHPASDKIEAYMDTLQTQWSWILQITKCIDVHLKENAAYFQFFDEAQGTQTYLTNLQDTIRKKYPCDKSMPLPRVLEMIKDLEKERDKINEYKRQVQNLVNKSKKIVQLKPRNPDYKREKPIVLKALCDYKQDQKVIHKGDECILKNNSQRSKWNVTGPGGLDMVVPSVSLIIPPPNPGAIDLSSKIEQFYEAILTLWNQLYINMKSLVSWHYCMIDIEKIRTMTLAKLKTMRQEDYQRVVSDLEVHYQEFMRNSQGSNMFGDDDKRKMHSQFSEAQKHYQTLVVQLPSYQTKETTYIKTRPQQQINNSERLEVVTQNTASNLKGSNTSTTVVDSDRLKQENWLLLELQKIRQQMEIHETKLLQRNVYNVDQETFRDFSYRINDLEALRGDGQNFAAQLTKIKEMILSLKDSDKSAYMQSELNALLKKMENIHGFSAEHLERLQALRILLQNILQLEDLIKVYEARLTEEETISLDPAKVEAYRNALKKMKAELEQKKSQLISLDTELKKTLQINDRVVQAYPYCEVDLSKFADKANQLTERWHRIEKEIDDRSWELEKQGKQLRNYRDMYQALSKWITDTKQKIDVLESAKLSDANTVTRYLNEQKNLNVDIQGKREKVEEVMKTADQCASSIKDYELQLASYSSGLETLLNIPIKRTVVQSPAVVVLQEASDIQARYIELLTRGNDLYRLLHEMSKSMEDLKMKNTRIELLEEELRLARDANSDNSQKNKFLDQNLQKYQTDCSEYKSRLLLLEDMKRKAEMEGSSAKQNLDKCYSQIAELNEKITRFTYEIDDEKRRRKALEDRCELQKNEFNQIQQKRQSDLEGVNRQKIETDKIIKEKEYEIERLRVLLQDEGQRKRDYENELSKVRKQYSDEISSLRNKFESEINITKTTIQQITVQKEEDSYELRAQLEKLARENRDLTQEITRLNETIVQTNEQRRRAEDDALQQKASGSEITQRKQQLEKELQRIINSSSEEVTRFKISLEEASRTIQDRNGEIDKLKYQLQEEAARQRQYENELVKVRNNYDDQLINLRSKYETEINISKTTIHELSIEKEDNMTGLNQEIDSLAREKRDLSLELNRLRTSLTQMTTNLKKTEDDVHQQKSLTSDLTQRKQQLEIELKQLSKLRSEEEQRNKKSLDDAAKTIQERNKEIERLKKVIEVEINQKKRLEEEHVKVQRNQFDLQKANTAATETISKLKIQEQELIRLKSDYEKLSVEKQGKENEINRLQVKLKELETHKNKLEEEINRQKRIAADEHAKNKKLEEELEALRRTSTEQLKKITTLTQQVEQVTIIKRQTEEDLRQQRESLDGQLRDQQRNIDELSKLVAEVESLRRQLHVEQENLRQAHIRNEHLQKTIEERNRSLNESKIEIERLQSITENLTKEHLRLEEELRYVRLENEEVKKCKDEVDGEKNATITELKNQLQISNKRSLELQGLINELQKERQILRQEIEKFQKQALEATGKIQESSMKCSEIIQEKESLLMKIKLLEQDRTRLQRLEEELSRAKTSLDAETRNKQRLEEEKQQIRNDLNQWRTQYTRKEEDVKRIESDWERSEREKVSYKTEIERLQAEIRSIEERYRRKMEETQRLTQVDFDNQRLSLERELDSLRRRPISSSKQIQTDEDMSVDLSKFVFDGLRKKVTAHQLLECQIITKSTYEKLIKGQRSLEEVSAEIEPFLKGAGAIAGVSVTPKEKHSFVEAKRRKLISPESSVMLLEAQAATGGIIDLDRNEKLSVDNAVARDLIDFQDREAIYTAEKAVTGFKDPFSGKIVSVSEAIKKNLISREVGIRLLEAQAAAGGIVDPVNSVFVPIEVALSRGLIDRDLHKALNNPSDDGKYYIEPVTKKNVSYAQLKQKCRVEPHTGLLLLPVMKKSLSFAGIRQQVPLTELVESGIIRSSTVDQLESGQISVEEVSERIKDFLQGSSCIAGIYNEATKEKLGIYDAMKKGLLRPGTTLELLEAQAATGFIVDPVNNLRLTVEEAYRRGLVGIEFKEKLLSAERAVTGYKDPETGNIISLFQAMNKELIEKGHGIRLLEAQIATGGIIDPKASHRLPVDVAYKRGYFNEEMNEILSDPSDDTKGFFDPNTEENLTYLQLKERCIVDDKTNLCLLPLKEKKKLVQASQKKTSRKRRVVIVDPDTNREMTVQEAYNKELIDYDTYLELSEQECEWEEITTTGSDGSTRVVLVDRKTGNQYDVQEAIDLKIINKSNFEQYRAGTLSLTQFADMISNKNLSDDVLVTSRQESLLSPKFRTSSWSKSGSFSDSLEEISPIAAIFDTENLEKISISEGIKRGIVDTITGQRLLEAQACTGGIINLTSGQRIPLQDAVNQGIIDQDMSARLKQAQKAYSGFDGVRGQKKLSAAEAMKVNWLPYEAGQRFLEFQYLTGGLIDPETQSRITTEEAIRKGIIDGRAAQKLRDLSNYPKILTCPKTKLKISYKEAVDRSMVEDVTGLRMLEAASVSSKGISSPYNVSSAPGSRSGSRSGSRSGSRRGSFDGSSSSSYSYSFQSVSSSFGN